The Bicyclus anynana chromosome Z, ilBicAnyn1.1, whole genome shotgun sequence genome window below encodes:
- the LOC112047832 gene encoding cyclin-dependent kinases regulatory subunit-like, translating to MASDITHSYTYEDNEYKYMHVSVSLSLRRKIPKDRLMTETEWRFLGVMLPAGWEHYMIHRPEPHILLFRCKKNK from the exons ATGGCAAGTGATATTACCCACTCGTATACCTACGAAGATAACGAGTATAAATACat GCACGTGTCTGTGTCTTTGTCATTGAGGAGAAAGATCCCAAAGGACCGACTGATGACGGAGACGGAGTGGCGGTTCTTGGGCGTGATGCTGCCTGCTGGATGGGAGCATTATATGATACACCGCCCAG AGCCGCACATACTGCTGTTCAGGTGCAAGAAGAATAAATAG
- the LOC112047825 gene encoding neprilysin-2 isoform X2 has translation MEKRLLMAVGVVALLAVGFLAAFLAVILLRTTPSNADDMPQTSELRVSPPMPPAVISKSDQGDLVCNTPGCVHTASKLLYNMDDQVDPCDDFYGFSCGSFLKNTRIPDDKTSVNTFSIITDQLQEQIRSLLDEPIKEDEPRPFALAKTLYQACMNRTAIEARGVQPLLDMIQRLGGWPVLQGDSWDERTFSWDESVYKFRSAGYSVDYFLDFSISVDVKNSTKRIIDLDQASLGLSREYLNRGFSDKLVVAYYEYMVDIATLLGADRARAEIELKDSLMFEMKLANISLPLEKRRNATSLYNPMTIGELQQKFPRIPWLTYINRLLAPHIQVGLDEITIVNVPKYMSDLEDLLQNTPKRVQANYVMWRVAGASVSYLTEDLRRRQLAYVTALSGKTERESRWKECADTASVSMSIAVGALYIRKYFNENSKANALEMVNDIRQQFRKTLTEVDWMDEKTREEALHKADGMSSHIAYPNEMLDNKKLTEFYSGLEMSADKLMESVLNLTLFGTEYLFSKLREPVNKTDWVTHGRPAIVNAFYSSIENSIQFPAGILQGAFFSAQRPAYMNYGAIGFVIGHEITHGFDDQGRQFDKNGNLIDWWQEMTKQKYLEKAKCIIDQYSNYTVKEVNMKLNGVNTQGENIADNGGIKEAYYAYQAWTQRHGEEASLPGLEKYSPRQLFWMSAANTWCSVYRNEAIKLRITTGFHAPGRFRVIGPMSNMEEFAEDFRCPVGSPMNPVKKCKVW, from the exons ACATGCCACAAACTAGCGAACTGAGAGTGTCCCCACCCATGCCGCCAGCAGTTATATCCAAGAGCGACCAGGGCGACTTAGTATGCAACACGCCTGGCTGCGTTCACACAG CTTCCAAGCTGCTCTACAACATGGATGATCAAGTGGATCCCTGCGACGATTTTTACGGATTTTCTTGTGGATCTTTCCTGAAAAACACAAGGATCCCCGACGATAAGACCTCCGTGAATACCTTTTCCATCATCACTGACCAGTTACAAGAGCAGATCCGATCTCTCCTAGATGAGCCCATCAAGGAAGATGAACCACGACCGTTCGCGCTTGCGAAGACGCTATACCAGGCTTGCATGAACAgaa ctgCCATAGAAGCTCGTGGTGTCCAGCCGTTGCTCGACATGATCCAGCGGCTAGGCGGCTGGCCGGTCCTGCAAGGCGATAGCTGGGACGAGAGGACATTCTCTTGGGACGAGTCGGTGTACAAGTTCCGCTCAGCAGGGTACTCCGTCGACTACTTCCTGGATTTCTCCATCAGCGTCGACGTGAAGAACTCTACAAAACGAATCATTGAT CTCGATCAGGCGTCTTTGGGTTTGAGCCGAGAGTATTTGAACCGAGGCTTCAGTGACAAACTTGTGGTGGCTTACTATGAGTACATGGTGGACATTGCCACTCTCCTTGGTGCAGATAGAGCTCGCGCTGAAATTGAACTGAAAGACTCGCTGATGTTCGAAATGAAACTTGCcaat atcTCCTTGCCATTAGAAAAACGTCGTAATGCAACTAGTCTCTACAATCCAATGACGATCGGAGAACTGCAACAAAAATTCCCAAG GATCCCATGGCTGACATACATCAATCGTCTCCTGGCTCCGCATATCCAAGTTGGTTTGGACGAAATCACCATTGTTAATGTGCCTAAATACATGTCCGACCTTGAG GATCTTCTACAAAACACTCCCAAGCGAGTGCAAGCGAACTATGTGATGTGGCGTGTGGCTGGTGCGTCAGTGTCTTACTTGACAGAGGACTTGCGTCGTCGCCAGCTGGCGTATGTGACCGCGCTGTCGGGCAAGACTGAACGTGAGAGCCGTTGGAAGGAATGTGCTGACACTGCTAGCGTGAG CATGTCCATCGCTGTGGGAGCTCTCTACATCAGGAaatatttcaatgaaaattCGAAAGCCAATGCATTGGAAATGGTGAATGATATTAG ACAACAGTTCCGCAAAACGCTTACTGAAGTGGACTGGATGGACGAAAAGACACGAGAGGAAGCCCTTCACAAGGCAGATGGCATGTCATCTCATATCGCCTACCCCAACGAAATGCTCGACAATAAGAAACTCACGGAATTCTACTCTGGG CTGGAGATGTCTGCTGACAAGCTGATGGAATCTGTGCTGAACCTGACTTTGTTCGGCACCGAGTATCTATTCAGTAAACTGCGCGAGCCTGTGAACAAGACCGACTGGGTCACGCACGGACGCCCGGCTATTGTCAACGCGTTTTACTCTTCCATTGAAAACAGCATCC AATTCCCAGCCGGTATCCTGCAAGGAGCATTTTTCTCAGCTCAACGCCCAGCTTATATGAACTACGGCGCCATTGGTTTCGTCATTGGCCACGAAATCACACACGGTTTTGATGAtcag GGTCGACAATTTGACAAAAACGGGAATTTGATCGACTGGTGGCAAGAAATGACCAAACAGAAATACTTGGAGAAAGCTAAATGCATTATCGATCAATACTCGAACTACACTGTTAAAGAAGTGAACATGAAA ctCAATGGTGTAAACACTCAGGGTGAGAATATTGCCGACAATGGTGGAATTAAAGAGGCTTATTATGCTTACCAAGCTTGGACGCAACGCCATGGCGAAGAGGCTAGTCTCCCAGGGCTCGAGAAGTATAGCCCAAGACAG TTGTTCTGGATGAGCGCGGCGAACACGTGGTGCTCGGTGTACCGTAACGAAGCCATCAAGCTGCGGATCACGACCGGCTTCCACGCGCCCGGCCGCTTCCGCGTCATCGGCCCCATGTCCAACATGGAGGAGTTCGCCGAAGACTTCAGGTGCCCCGTCGGCTCCCCCATGAACCCCGTCAAGAAGTGCAAAGTGTGGTAA
- the LOC112047825 gene encoding neprilysin-2 isoform X3, whose amino-acid sequence MSGDPEYITTNYNMRNNVKPSFWEQRTRMEKRLLMAVGVVALLAVGFLAAFLAVILLRTTPSNADASKLLYNMDDQVDPCDDFYGFSCGSFLKNTRIPDDKTSVNTFSIITDQLQEQIRSLLDEPIKEDEPRPFALAKTLYQACMNRTAIEARGVQPLLDMIQRLGGWPVLQGDSWDERTFSWDESVYKFRSAGYSVDYFLDFSISVDVKNSTKRIIDLDQASLGLSREYLNRGFSDKLVVAYYEYMVDIATLLGADRARAEIELKDSLMFEMKLANISLPLEKRRNATSLYNPMTIGELQQKFPRIPWLTYINRLLAPHIQVGLDEITIVNVPKYMSDLEDLLQNTPKRVQANYVMWRVAGASVSYLTEDLRRRQLAYVTALSGKTERESRWKECADTASVSMSIAVGALYIRKYFNENSKANALEMVNDIRQQFRKTLTEVDWMDEKTREEALHKADGMSSHIAYPNEMLDNKKLTEFYSGLEMSADKLMESVLNLTLFGTEYLFSKLREPVNKTDWVTHGRPAIVNAFYSSIENSIQFPAGILQGAFFSAQRPAYMNYGAIGFVIGHEITHGFDDQGRQFDKNGNLIDWWQEMTKQKYLEKAKCIIDQYSNYTVKEVNMKLNGVNTQGENIADNGGIKEAYYAYQAWTQRHGEEASLPGLEKYSPRQLFWMSAANTWCSVYRNEAIKLRITTGFHAPGRFRVIGPMSNMEEFAEDFRCPVGSPMNPVKKCKVW is encoded by the exons CTTCCAAGCTGCTCTACAACATGGATGATCAAGTGGATCCCTGCGACGATTTTTACGGATTTTCTTGTGGATCTTTCCTGAAAAACACAAGGATCCCCGACGATAAGACCTCCGTGAATACCTTTTCCATCATCACTGACCAGTTACAAGAGCAGATCCGATCTCTCCTAGATGAGCCCATCAAGGAAGATGAACCACGACCGTTCGCGCTTGCGAAGACGCTATACCAGGCTTGCATGAACAgaa ctgCCATAGAAGCTCGTGGTGTCCAGCCGTTGCTCGACATGATCCAGCGGCTAGGCGGCTGGCCGGTCCTGCAAGGCGATAGCTGGGACGAGAGGACATTCTCTTGGGACGAGTCGGTGTACAAGTTCCGCTCAGCAGGGTACTCCGTCGACTACTTCCTGGATTTCTCCATCAGCGTCGACGTGAAGAACTCTACAAAACGAATCATTGAT CTCGATCAGGCGTCTTTGGGTTTGAGCCGAGAGTATTTGAACCGAGGCTTCAGTGACAAACTTGTGGTGGCTTACTATGAGTACATGGTGGACATTGCCACTCTCCTTGGTGCAGATAGAGCTCGCGCTGAAATTGAACTGAAAGACTCGCTGATGTTCGAAATGAAACTTGCcaat atcTCCTTGCCATTAGAAAAACGTCGTAATGCAACTAGTCTCTACAATCCAATGACGATCGGAGAACTGCAACAAAAATTCCCAAG GATCCCATGGCTGACATACATCAATCGTCTCCTGGCTCCGCATATCCAAGTTGGTTTGGACGAAATCACCATTGTTAATGTGCCTAAATACATGTCCGACCTTGAG GATCTTCTACAAAACACTCCCAAGCGAGTGCAAGCGAACTATGTGATGTGGCGTGTGGCTGGTGCGTCAGTGTCTTACTTGACAGAGGACTTGCGTCGTCGCCAGCTGGCGTATGTGACCGCGCTGTCGGGCAAGACTGAACGTGAGAGCCGTTGGAAGGAATGTGCTGACACTGCTAGCGTGAG CATGTCCATCGCTGTGGGAGCTCTCTACATCAGGAaatatttcaatgaaaattCGAAAGCCAATGCATTGGAAATGGTGAATGATATTAG ACAACAGTTCCGCAAAACGCTTACTGAAGTGGACTGGATGGACGAAAAGACACGAGAGGAAGCCCTTCACAAGGCAGATGGCATGTCATCTCATATCGCCTACCCCAACGAAATGCTCGACAATAAGAAACTCACGGAATTCTACTCTGGG CTGGAGATGTCTGCTGACAAGCTGATGGAATCTGTGCTGAACCTGACTTTGTTCGGCACCGAGTATCTATTCAGTAAACTGCGCGAGCCTGTGAACAAGACCGACTGGGTCACGCACGGACGCCCGGCTATTGTCAACGCGTTTTACTCTTCCATTGAAAACAGCATCC AATTCCCAGCCGGTATCCTGCAAGGAGCATTTTTCTCAGCTCAACGCCCAGCTTATATGAACTACGGCGCCATTGGTTTCGTCATTGGCCACGAAATCACACACGGTTTTGATGAtcag GGTCGACAATTTGACAAAAACGGGAATTTGATCGACTGGTGGCAAGAAATGACCAAACAGAAATACTTGGAGAAAGCTAAATGCATTATCGATCAATACTCGAACTACACTGTTAAAGAAGTGAACATGAAA ctCAATGGTGTAAACACTCAGGGTGAGAATATTGCCGACAATGGTGGAATTAAAGAGGCTTATTATGCTTACCAAGCTTGGACGCAACGCCATGGCGAAGAGGCTAGTCTCCCAGGGCTCGAGAAGTATAGCCCAAGACAG TTGTTCTGGATGAGCGCGGCGAACACGTGGTGCTCGGTGTACCGTAACGAAGCCATCAAGCTGCGGATCACGACCGGCTTCCACGCGCCCGGCCGCTTCCGCGTCATCGGCCCCATGTCCAACATGGAGGAGTTCGCCGAAGACTTCAGGTGCCCCGTCGGCTCCCCCATGAACCCCGTCAAGAAGTGCAAAGTGTGGTAA
- the LOC112047825 gene encoding neprilysin-2 isoform X1 codes for MSGDPEYITTNYNMRNNVKPSFWEQRTRMEKRLLMAVGVVALLAVGFLAAFLAVILLRTTPSNADDMPQTSELRVSPPMPPAVISKSDQGDLVCNTPGCVHTASKLLYNMDDQVDPCDDFYGFSCGSFLKNTRIPDDKTSVNTFSIITDQLQEQIRSLLDEPIKEDEPRPFALAKTLYQACMNRTAIEARGVQPLLDMIQRLGGWPVLQGDSWDERTFSWDESVYKFRSAGYSVDYFLDFSISVDVKNSTKRIIDLDQASLGLSREYLNRGFSDKLVVAYYEYMVDIATLLGADRARAEIELKDSLMFEMKLANISLPLEKRRNATSLYNPMTIGELQQKFPRIPWLTYINRLLAPHIQVGLDEITIVNVPKYMSDLEDLLQNTPKRVQANYVMWRVAGASVSYLTEDLRRRQLAYVTALSGKTERESRWKECADTASVSMSIAVGALYIRKYFNENSKANALEMVNDIRQQFRKTLTEVDWMDEKTREEALHKADGMSSHIAYPNEMLDNKKLTEFYSGLEMSADKLMESVLNLTLFGTEYLFSKLREPVNKTDWVTHGRPAIVNAFYSSIENSIQFPAGILQGAFFSAQRPAYMNYGAIGFVIGHEITHGFDDQGRQFDKNGNLIDWWQEMTKQKYLEKAKCIIDQYSNYTVKEVNMKLNGVNTQGENIADNGGIKEAYYAYQAWTQRHGEEASLPGLEKYSPRQLFWMSAANTWCSVYRNEAIKLRITTGFHAPGRFRVIGPMSNMEEFAEDFRCPVGSPMNPVKKCKVW; via the exons ACATGCCACAAACTAGCGAACTGAGAGTGTCCCCACCCATGCCGCCAGCAGTTATATCCAAGAGCGACCAGGGCGACTTAGTATGCAACACGCCTGGCTGCGTTCACACAG CTTCCAAGCTGCTCTACAACATGGATGATCAAGTGGATCCCTGCGACGATTTTTACGGATTTTCTTGTGGATCTTTCCTGAAAAACACAAGGATCCCCGACGATAAGACCTCCGTGAATACCTTTTCCATCATCACTGACCAGTTACAAGAGCAGATCCGATCTCTCCTAGATGAGCCCATCAAGGAAGATGAACCACGACCGTTCGCGCTTGCGAAGACGCTATACCAGGCTTGCATGAACAgaa ctgCCATAGAAGCTCGTGGTGTCCAGCCGTTGCTCGACATGATCCAGCGGCTAGGCGGCTGGCCGGTCCTGCAAGGCGATAGCTGGGACGAGAGGACATTCTCTTGGGACGAGTCGGTGTACAAGTTCCGCTCAGCAGGGTACTCCGTCGACTACTTCCTGGATTTCTCCATCAGCGTCGACGTGAAGAACTCTACAAAACGAATCATTGAT CTCGATCAGGCGTCTTTGGGTTTGAGCCGAGAGTATTTGAACCGAGGCTTCAGTGACAAACTTGTGGTGGCTTACTATGAGTACATGGTGGACATTGCCACTCTCCTTGGTGCAGATAGAGCTCGCGCTGAAATTGAACTGAAAGACTCGCTGATGTTCGAAATGAAACTTGCcaat atcTCCTTGCCATTAGAAAAACGTCGTAATGCAACTAGTCTCTACAATCCAATGACGATCGGAGAACTGCAACAAAAATTCCCAAG GATCCCATGGCTGACATACATCAATCGTCTCCTGGCTCCGCATATCCAAGTTGGTTTGGACGAAATCACCATTGTTAATGTGCCTAAATACATGTCCGACCTTGAG GATCTTCTACAAAACACTCCCAAGCGAGTGCAAGCGAACTATGTGATGTGGCGTGTGGCTGGTGCGTCAGTGTCTTACTTGACAGAGGACTTGCGTCGTCGCCAGCTGGCGTATGTGACCGCGCTGTCGGGCAAGACTGAACGTGAGAGCCGTTGGAAGGAATGTGCTGACACTGCTAGCGTGAG CATGTCCATCGCTGTGGGAGCTCTCTACATCAGGAaatatttcaatgaaaattCGAAAGCCAATGCATTGGAAATGGTGAATGATATTAG ACAACAGTTCCGCAAAACGCTTACTGAAGTGGACTGGATGGACGAAAAGACACGAGAGGAAGCCCTTCACAAGGCAGATGGCATGTCATCTCATATCGCCTACCCCAACGAAATGCTCGACAATAAGAAACTCACGGAATTCTACTCTGGG CTGGAGATGTCTGCTGACAAGCTGATGGAATCTGTGCTGAACCTGACTTTGTTCGGCACCGAGTATCTATTCAGTAAACTGCGCGAGCCTGTGAACAAGACCGACTGGGTCACGCACGGACGCCCGGCTATTGTCAACGCGTTTTACTCTTCCATTGAAAACAGCATCC AATTCCCAGCCGGTATCCTGCAAGGAGCATTTTTCTCAGCTCAACGCCCAGCTTATATGAACTACGGCGCCATTGGTTTCGTCATTGGCCACGAAATCACACACGGTTTTGATGAtcag GGTCGACAATTTGACAAAAACGGGAATTTGATCGACTGGTGGCAAGAAATGACCAAACAGAAATACTTGGAGAAAGCTAAATGCATTATCGATCAATACTCGAACTACACTGTTAAAGAAGTGAACATGAAA ctCAATGGTGTAAACACTCAGGGTGAGAATATTGCCGACAATGGTGGAATTAAAGAGGCTTATTATGCTTACCAAGCTTGGACGCAACGCCATGGCGAAGAGGCTAGTCTCCCAGGGCTCGAGAAGTATAGCCCAAGACAG TTGTTCTGGATGAGCGCGGCGAACACGTGGTGCTCGGTGTACCGTAACGAAGCCATCAAGCTGCGGATCACGACCGGCTTCCACGCGCCCGGCCGCTTCCGCGTCATCGGCCCCATGTCCAACATGGAGGAGTTCGCCGAAGACTTCAGGTGCCCCGTCGGCTCCCCCATGAACCCCGTCAAGAAGTGCAAAGTGTGGTAA